The Pristiophorus japonicus isolate sPriJap1 chromosome 8, sPriJap1.hap1, whole genome shotgun sequence genomic sequence gggggttgatcgagcggggatggtgggggggggttgatcgagcggggagggtggggggggggttgatcgagcggggagggtgggggggtcggTTGATTGagcggggagggtggtggggggttgatcgagcggggagggtggggggggggttgatcgagcggggtgGATAGGGTGGGGGGTTGATCGAGGGtggggggggttgatcgagcggggagggtgggggggggttgatcgagcggggtgGGTAGGgtggggggttgatcgagcggggtgGGTAGGgtggggggttgatcgagcggggagggtgggggggggggttgatcgagcggggagggtagggggggttgatcgagcggggaggataggggggggttgatcgagcgggtgggtggggggcttgatcgagcggggagcgtggggggggttgatcgagcggggagggtaggATGGGggattgatcgagcggggagggtgggggggggttgatcgagggtggggggggttgatcgaacggggaggatgggggggttgatcgagcggggtgGGTAGGGTGGgccgttgatcgagcggggagggcacggggggggggttgatcgagcggggagggcacgggggggggtTGATCGAGTGGGGAGGGTAGGGGATGGTTGATCGAGTGGGGAGGGTAGGGggtggttgatcgagcggggagggtagggggtggttgatcgagcggggagggtagggggtggttgatcgagcggggagggtaggggggggttgatcgagcggggagggtacgggggggggttgatcgagcggggagggtgggggggcgttgatcgagcggggagggtgggggggcgttgatcgagcggggagggtagggggggcgttgatcgagcggggagggtagggggggggttgatcgagcggggagggtgggggggcgttgatcgagcggggagggtacgggggggggttgatcgagcggggagggtgtgggtggggttgatcgagcggggagggtgggggggcgttgatcgagcggggagggtgtgggtggggttGATTGATCGAGCGGGGGGggtgttgatcgagcggggagggtgggggtgcgttgatagagtgggggggggttgatcgagcggggagggtaggaggggtgttgatcgagcggggagggtacgggggggggggttgatcgagcggggagagggtgggggggcgttgatcgagcggggagggtgtgggtggggttgatcgagcggggagggtgtgggtggggttgatcgagcggggagggtggggggggggggttgatcgagcggggagggtggggggggggttgatcgagcggggtgGGTAGGGTGGGGGGTTGATCGAGGGTGGGGGGGTTGAttgagcggggagggtgggggggggttgatcgagcgaGGTGGGTAGGgtggggggttgatcgagcggggagggtggggggggggggggttgatcgagcgggggggggttgatcgagcggggagggtagggggtggttgatcgagcggggaggatggggggggtgttGACCGAgcggagagggtgggggggtggttgatcgagcggggagagtagggggggggttgatcgagcggggagggtaggggggtgttgatcgagcggggaggataggggggggttgatcgagcgggtgggtggggggcttgatcgagcggggagcgtggggggggttgatcgagcggggagggtaggATGGGggattgatcgagcggggagggtggggggggggttgatcgagggtggggggggttgatcgaacggggaggatgggggggttgatcgagcggggtgGGTAGGGTGGgccgttgatcgagcggggagggcacggggggggggttgatcgagcggggagggcacgggggggggtTGATCGAGTGGGGAGGGTAGGGGATGGTTGATCGAGTGGGGAGGGTAGGGggtggttgatcgagcggggagggtagggggtggttgatcgagcggggagggtagggGATGGTTGATCGAGTGGGGAGGGTAGGGggtggttgatcgagcggggagggtagggggtggttgatcgagcggggagggtagggggtggttgatcgagcggggagggtagggaggggttgatcgagcggggagggtacggggggggttgatcgagcggggagggtgggggggcgttgatcgagcggggagggtaccgggggggggttgatcgagcggggagggtgtgggtggggttgatcgagcggggagggtgggggggcgttgatcgagcggggagggtgtgggtggggttGATTGATCGAGCGGGGGGggtgttgatcgagcggggagggtgggggtgcgTTGATAGAGtggggggggttgatcgagcggggagggtaggaggggtgttgatcgagcggggagggtacggggggggggggttgatcgagcggggagggtgggggggtcggTTGATTGagcggggagggtggtggggggttgatcgagcggggagggtggggggagggttgatCGAGCGGGGTGGATAGGGTGGGGGGTTGATCGAGGGtggggggggttgatcgagcggggagggtgggggggggttgatcgagcggggtgGGTAGGgtggggggttgatcgagcggggtgGGTAGGgtggggggttgatcgagcggggagggtggggggggggggttgatcgagcggggagggtagggggggttgatcgagcggggaggataggggggggttgatcgagcgggtgggtggggggcttgatcgagcggggagcgtggggggggttgatcgagcggggagggtaggATGGGggattgatcgagcggggagggtgggggggggttgatcgagggtggggggggttgatcgaacggggaggatgggggggttgatcgagcggggtgGGTAGGGTGGgccgttgatcgagcggggagggcacggggggggggttgatcgagcggggagggcacgggggggggtTGATCGAGTGGGGAGGGTAGGGGATGGTTGATCGAGTGGGGAGGGTAGGGggtggttgatcgagcggggagggtagggggtggttgatcgagcggggagggtagggggtggttgatcgagcggggagggtaggggggggttgatcgagcggggagggtacggggggggttgatcgagcggggagggtgggggggcgttgatcgagcggggagggtgggggggcgttgatcgagcggggagggtagggggggcgttgatcgagcggggagggtagggggggggttgatcgagcggggagggtgggggggcgttgatcgagcggggagggtacgggggggggttgatcgagcggggagggtgtgggtggggttgatcgagcggggagggtgggggggcgttgatcgagcggggagggtgtgggtggggttGATTGATCGAGCGGGGGGggtgttgatcgagcggggagggtgggggtgcgttgatagagtgggggggggttgatcgagcggggagggtaggaggggtgttgatcgagcggggagggtacgggggggggggttgatcgagcggggagagggtgggggggcgttgatcgagcggggagggtgtgggtggggttgatcgagcggggagggtgtgggtggggttgatcgagcggggagggtggggggggggggttgatcgagcggggagggtggggggggggttgatcgagcggggtgGGTAGGGTGGGGGGTTGATCGAGGGTGGGGGGGTTGAttgagcggggagggtgggggggggttgatcgagcgaGGTGGGTAGGgtggggggttgatcgagcggggagggtgggggggggggggttgatcgagcgggggggggttgatcgagcggggagggtagggggtggttgatcgagcggggaggatggggggggtgttGACCGAgcggagagggtgggggggtggttgatcgagcggggagagtagggggggggttgatcgagcggggagggtaggggggtgttgatcgagcggggaggataggggggggttgatcgagcgggtgggtggggggcttgatcgagcggggagcgtggggggggttgatcgagcggggagggtaggATGGGggattgatcgagcggggagggtggggggggggttgatcgagggtggggggggttgatcgaacggggaggatgggggggttgatcgagcggggtgGGTAGGGTGGgccgttgatcgagcggggagggcacggggggggggttgatcgagcggggagggcacgggggggggtTGATCGAGTGGGGAGGGTAGGGGATGGTTGATCGAGTGGGGAGGGTAGGGggtggttgatcgagcggggagggtagggggtggttgatcgagcggggagggtagggGATGGTTGATCGAGTGGGGAGGGTAGGGggtggttgatcgagcggggagggtagggggtggttgatcgagcggggagggtagggggtggttgatcgagcggggagggtagggaggggttgatcgagcggggagggtacggggggggttgatcgagcggggagggtgggggggcgttgatcgagcggggagggtaccgggggggggttgatcgagcggggagggtgtgggtggggttgatcgagcggggagggtgggggggcgttgatcgagcggggagggtgtgggtggggttGATTGATCGAGCGGGGGGggtgttgatcgagcggggagggtgggggtgcgTTGATAGAGtggggggggttgatcgagcggggagggtaggaggggtgttgatcgagcggggagggtacggggggggggggttgatcgagcggggagggtgtgggtggggttgatcgagcggggagggtgggggggcgttgatcgagcggggagggtgtgggtggggttgatcgagcggggagggtgtgggtggggtcgatcgagcggggagggtgggggggcgttgatcgagcggggagggtggggggggggttgatcgagcggggagggtgggggggcgttgatcgagcggggagggtgggggggcgttgatcgaacggggagggtggggggggttgattgatcgagcggggagggtagggggggtgttgatcgagcggggagggtgggggtgcgttgatcgagcggggagagtgggggtgcgttgatcgagcggggagagtgggggggggttgatcgagcggggagggtaggaggggtgttgatcgagcggggagggtacgggggggggttgatcgagcggggagggtgggggggcgttgaTTGAttgagcggggagggtgggggtgtgttgatcgagcggggagagtgggcgggggttgatcgagcggggagggtaggaggggtgttgatcgagcggggagggtgtgggtggggttGATTGATCGAGCGGGGGGggtgttgatcgagcggggagggtgggggtgcgttgatagagtgggggggggttgatcgagcggggagggtaggaggggtgttgatcgagcggggagggtacggggggggggttgatcgagcggggagagggtgggggggcgttgatcgagcggggagggtgtgggtggggttgatcgagcggggagggtgtgggtggggttgatcgagcggggagggtgggggggggggttgatcgagcggggagggtggggggggggttgatcgagcggggtgGGTAGGGTGGGGGGTTGATCGAGGGTGGGGGGGTTGAttgagcggggagggtgggggggggttgatcgagcgaGGTGGGTAGGgtggggggttgatcgagcggggagggtggggggggggggggttgatcgagcgggggggggttgatcgagcggggagggtagggggtggttgatcgagcggggaggatggggggggtgttGACCGAgcggagagggtgggggggtggttgatcgagcggggagagtagggggggggttgatcgagcggggagggtaggggggtgttgatcgagcggggaggataggggggggttgatcgagcgggtgggtggggggcttgatcgagcggggagcgtggggggggttgatcgagcggggagggtaggATGGGggattgatcgagcggggagggtggggggggggttgatcgagggtggggggggttgatcgaacggggaggatgggggggttgatcgagcggggtgGGTAGGGTGGgccgttgatcgagcggggagggcacggggggggggttgatcgagcggggagggcacgggggggggtTGATCGAGTGGGGAGGGTAGGGGATGGTTGATCGAGTGGGGAGGGTAGGGggtggttgatcgagcggggagggtagggggtggttgatcgagcggggagggtagggggtggttgatcgagcggggagggtagggaggggttgatcgagcggggagggtacggggggggttgatcgagcggggagggtgggggggcgttgatcgagcggggagggtaccgggggggggttgatcgagcggggagggtgtgggtggggttgatcgagcggggagggtgggggggcgttgatcgagcggggagggtgtgggtggggttGATTGATCGAGCGGGGGGggtgttgatcgagcggggagggtgggggtgcgttgatagagtgggggggggttgatcgagcggggagggtaggaggggtgttgatcgagcggggagggtacggggggggggggttgatcgagcggggagggtgtgggtggggttgatcgagcggggagggtgggggggcgttgatcgagcggggagggtgtgggtggggttgatcgagcggggagggtgtgggtggggtcgatcgagcggggagggtgggggggcgttgatcgagcggggagggtggggggggggttgatcgagcggggagggtgggggggcgttgatcgagcggggagggtgggggggcgttgatcgaacggggagggtggggggggttgattgatcgagcggggagggtagggggggtgttgatcgagcggggagggtgtgggtggggttgatcgagcggggagggtgtgggtggggtcgatcgagcggggagggtgggggggcgttgatcgagcggggagggtggggggggggttgatcgagcggggagggtgggggggcgttgatcgagcggggagggtgggggggcgttgatcgaacggggagggtggggggggttgattgatcgagcggggagggtagggggggtgttgatcgagcggggagggtgggggtgcgttgatcgagcggggagagtgggggtgcgttgatcgagcggggagagtgggggggggttgatcgagcggggagggtaggaggggtgttgatcgagcggggagggtacgggggggggttgatcgagcggggagggtgggggggcgttgaTTGAttgagcggggagggtgggggtgtgttgatcgagcggggagagtgggcgggggttgatcgagcggggagggtaggaggggtgttgatcgagcggggagggtgggggggcgttgatcgagcggggagggtgggggggggttgatcgagcggggagggtgggggggcgttgatcgagaggggagggtagggggcgattttCGGAGGGACGTGCGATGATCGAAcactgaggtggggggggagagacgatgACTGGGGGCGGTGCCTGCCCATGACACTCGTACTCAGCAAGCTGTATGTCTTTTTCAGTACATCGCGGTGCACATCGTGCCGGACCAGATGATGCACTTCGGCGGTTCCACCGAGCCCTGTGCCCTCTGCCATCTCTCCAGCATTGGCAAAATCGGCAGCAAGCCTAACAAAACCTACACCAAAGTGCTGTTTGACCTGGTCAACAAGCACCTgcacatttctccagacaggtacgGCTGGGCGAttgggcggtgtgtgtgtggggggtgagggggttcaAGCCCCCAGCACTGAGGGCTCACTCTGCAGGTTTGGTGGTCAGAGACTCGGCCCAGCTCTCCAGACCCCCACTGACTATCCGGACGTTCTCCGAGCTTCCACTGCCCTAAATCTGATGCTTTTGCTGCAGTTAATCCGTGAGAAGAATTGCCCAAAAGCTGTCAATTAAAGCTTGTAAAACTGGGGCGAGGCTTCGCGGAGAGGGCTTGAGGGGCGTGGATAGGTGACACAGAACACTCTCAGACACGCCTCGAGTAACCCACGCCCGAGGGGGGTGATCACAGAGCCAGGACCCTGCAGTGACGGAGATGATCAAAGGGTTTGATAGTGTaggtggagagaaactgttcctctcTCGGCTGTTTATGGACCATGGTTTCAGATGTTGCCTGGGTGTAAAGTCAGTGAGGAGTCTTTGCCGTTGAACATTAACGGTTGAGTGAGTTTGGAAACACTGATTCGAAGAGAGGCTGTCCTGTGAACTGGGCTCACTTTAGTCAGAGTTACAGTACCGGGCCCACTTTAGTCAGAGTTACAGAACCGGGCACACTTTAGTCAGAGTTACAGAACCGGGCCCAATTTAGTCAGAGAGAGCGAGCCGGGCTcactggtcagagagagagagccgggctcACTTTGGTCAGAGAGGGAGAGCCGGGCTCACTTTGGTCAGAGAGGGCGAGCCGGGCTCActttggtcagagagagagagccgggctcactttggtcagagagagagagccgggctcACTTTGGTCAGAGAGGGTGAGCCGGGCTCACTTTGGTCAGAGTGAGAGTCGGGCCTGTGAATTGGTTCCTTCCTGACGGTTTTACCTTCTGTTGTTTCACAGGATGTACATCGTCTTCCAAGATCTGGAGGCTGCTAATGTTGGCTGGAATAGCAACACCTTTGGTTAGGTTCGGATCCAGAACATTCCGGAATGCTCCCTGTAGTAAACTTGTGTTTTGTTTGTTCATCAGTAATAATAGAGGCCAGTGGGCCAGAAAGAGGATTCCTGAAATCATGTGTCTTACTAGTTTAACAATAAAGTAGATGCAAAAATTGTCTGTGTGTTTGTCACAGTCTCTTTGAAGTATGTGTGTTTATTACCAGAGTTACTGTGTGGCTATTAATGTATATTTACAGTATATCTTGTGTTAAGGTTCTATTACTGTGTGTATGTTACATGTGTGTTTTAATGTAAATGTGTTTACAGTACGTGTGAGAGACTATTACTGTGCATGATTATTGCAGGGTGTGTATATTACTCTGTATATTACTGCGTGTATATTATGCTGTGTGTATGTATATTACCCTGCAAGTATACTAGTGTGTACtactgtttgtatgtgtgtgttcctgtgtgtgtatattgtgtgtgaATATTAATGTGTATTTTTGTGTATATTACTGTGTGTATTACTCTGTtcccgtgtgtgtgtatgtatattagtgtgtatttgtgtgtgtatattactgtgtgttcctgtgtgtgtattagtgtgtgttcctgtgtgtataTTAGTGTGAgttcctgtgtgtgtgtatattagtgTGTGTTCCTGTTTGTGTGTATATTAgcgtgtgttcctgtgtgtgtatATTAGTGAgttcctgtgtgtgtgtatattagtgtgttcctgtgtgtgtgtgtgtattagtgtgtgttcctgtgtgtattagtgtgtgttcctgtgtgtgtgtgtgttcctgtgtgtgtattagtgtgttcctgtgtgtgtgtattagtgttcctgtgtgtgtgtgtgtgtgtgtgtgtttgtgtgtgtgtatattagtgtgtgtgtgtgtatattagtgtgtgtgtgtattaatgtgtgttccagtgtgtgtgtgtgtgtgtattaatgtgttcctgtgtgtgtgtgtatattagtgtgtgtgtgtactaatgtgttccagtgtgtatgtgtgtattaaTGTGTTCCAGTGTGTGTGTATTAATGTGTTCCAGTGTGTGTGTATTAATGtgttccagtgtgtgtgtgtgtattaatgtgttccagtgtgtgtgtgtgtattaatgtgttccagtgtgtgtgtgtgtgtgtgtattaatgtgttccagtgtgtgtgtgtgtgtattaatgtgttccagtgtgtgtgtgtgtattaatgtgttccagtgtgtgtgtgtgtattaatgtgttccagtgtgtgtgtgtgtattaatgtgttcctgtgtgtgtgtgtatattagtgtgtgtgtgtattaatgtgttccagtgtgtgtgtgtgtattaatgtgttccagtgtgtgtgtgtgtattaatgtgttccagtgtgtgtgtgtgtattaatgtgttccagtgtgtgtgtgtgtattaatgtgttcctgtgtgtgtgtgtatattaatttgtgttcccgtgtgtgtgtgtgtgtgtgtatgttaatgtttgttcctgtgtgtgtgtgtgcgtgtgtatattagTGTGTATTCCTGTGTGTGTGCGTATTACTGTGTGCATCACAAATGAGCGAACAGGCACACAAAAGGCCAACACAATTGCTACACTGCTGCCCACTAAAACCGGCAACTTGTGTCACCTGAAACTCATGATCAGAAAGCTGGGCTAAACGCTCCCACCGACGTCAATCTGCGACCTCTGCCTGGAGGCAGGCTGGGTGAGGGGGGTGGAGACTATTCtacagagtgggggaaggggaaacTCCAAGAACAGACACACTCATCAACAGAGGTCATTGCAACAACATCATGTATAATGTTTCAGTGCAGAAGAGATGTGGTGTGATGTATTGGAGGGCGAATTCATCCGTCTCCTTCAGAaaacttactgtaattatatagggccttggtgggaCTACACCCTGGAGTactgtcagttttggtctccttacctcaggaagattATActtgtgcaacgaaggttcatcagactgattcctgagatggggggattgtcctatgaggagagattgagcagactaggctgatattctccagagtttagaagaatgagaggtgatctcattaaaacataccaaattcttactgggcttgacagggtagatgcagggaggatgtttcctctggttggggagtctagaacccggggtcatagtttcagaatcaaaggtcggccatttaggactgagttgagaactttcttcactcagagggtggtgaatctttggaattctctgcaccagagggctgaggaggctgggtcattgagtatattcaagacagagatcaatagatttctggaatcaaaggatatggggatagtgcaggagagtggagttgaggtagattattgaatggcggagcagactcgaagggctgaatggccttctgctcctaattcttatgttcttatgtactcttgGGCCAATGGGCAGTGGACATGTTTTCTTGCATTGTACAGTCAGCATTGGGCACATTACACCTTACATTGTACAGTCAGTATTGGGCACATTACACCTAAATGATACAATTAAAAGAAAGAATCCAATGCTGATATCTTCAGATCGGCAACTCTGAACGTATTCATGGAGGTTTCATCACAGGACCTTGACCTCCAGCCATCGTGCCTGGTCCACGTTGTTCTCGATCTCCAATGTTTTTTTTATCATATATAAAAGTGTTCGATGAAaatgaaaaacatagaaaatagaagccgtagtaggccattcagcccttcgagtctgcaccgccattcaatatgatcatggctgatcctctatctcaacaccatattcctcctttttcctttttccccattccccttgatgccttttgtttctagaaatctcttatctccctcttaaatatattcagtgacttggcctccacagccttctgtggtaaagaattccacaggttcaccaccctcttagtgaaAAAATAGTGAAAAAGACGCATTATTTTATAATGCCCTGTGATTTTTCTCTCCAGTTGCTTGCAGCCATGTCCCAAGAGATAAATATTTAATTCTTGGGGACTCCAGGACAGTCCTGGAGGTTCCTGAATTTAATTCAGAATCGTTTTGCCTCAGAAATGagtgtactaccaactgagccagagCTGGACATTGAATGGGAAAACGGACCCCAGCACACCATGAGTGGTGCTGAAGCAGCTAAGAAGGAGACTGGAAGAGACCGAGGAGTCTTATTAGACTTG encodes the following:
- the LOC139268222 gene encoding macrophage migration inhibitory factor-like, with translation MPTFVLNTNLSRSTIPDVLGEELTTVLSKELGKPVQYIAVHIVPDQMMHFGGSTEPCALCHLSSIGKIGSKPNKTYTKVLFDLVNKHLHISPDRMYIVFQDLEAANVGWNSNTFG